One Nocardia iowensis DNA window includes the following coding sequences:
- the gcvT gene encoding glycine cleavage system aminomethyltransferase GcvT, producing MTDSNLLQGPIHGVHVELGATFAPFGGWEMPVSYAGTVAEHQSVRSTVGLFDVSHLGKATVRGAGAAAFVNSALTNDLGRIRPGKAQYTLCCAPDGGVIDDLIAYYVSDDEIFLVPNAANTAAVVAELQKVAPEGITVTDEHREYGVFAVQGPRSTEVLAALGLPTEMEYMAYTDAEWDGRPVRVCRTGYTGEHGYELLPRWADAEPLFRALIEQVRAADGQAAGLGARDTLRTEMGYPLHGHELSLEISPVQARTGWAVGWKKPEFWGKAALEQEKSAGPRRTLLGLKALDRGVLRQGQTILRDGEPVGETTSGTFSPTLKIGIALALLDTEAGIEPGTEVEVDVRGRRLRCEVIRPPFVETNTK from the coding sequence GTGACCGATTCGAACCTGCTGCAAGGCCCTATTCATGGTGTACACGTCGAACTGGGGGCGACTTTCGCGCCGTTCGGCGGGTGGGAAATGCCCGTCTCGTATGCGGGGACGGTGGCCGAACATCAGTCGGTCCGCAGCACGGTCGGACTGTTCGACGTCAGCCATCTCGGCAAGGCGACGGTGCGGGGTGCGGGCGCCGCGGCATTCGTGAACTCGGCGCTCACCAACGACCTCGGCCGGATCCGGCCGGGCAAGGCGCAGTACACGCTGTGCTGCGCGCCCGACGGCGGCGTGATCGATGACCTGATCGCCTACTACGTGAGCGACGACGAGATCTTCTTGGTGCCCAATGCCGCCAACACCGCGGCGGTGGTCGCGGAGCTACAGAAGGTGGCGCCCGAGGGCATCACGGTGACCGATGAGCACCGCGAGTACGGCGTGTTCGCGGTGCAGGGTCCGCGCTCGACCGAGGTGCTCGCGGCGCTCGGGCTGCCGACCGAAATGGAATACATGGCCTACACCGACGCCGAATGGGACGGGCGTCCGGTGCGCGTCTGCCGCACCGGCTACACCGGCGAACACGGCTACGAGCTGCTGCCCCGCTGGGCCGACGCCGAGCCGCTGTTCCGTGCGCTCATCGAGCAGGTGCGCGCCGCCGACGGCCAGGCCGCGGGCCTCGGCGCCCGCGACACATTGCGCACCGAAATGGGCTACCCGCTGCACGGCCACGAACTGTCCCTGGAGATCTCCCCGGTGCAGGCCCGCACCGGCTGGGCCGTCGGCTGGAAGAAGCCGGAATTCTGGGGCAAAGCCGCTTTGGAACAGGAGAAGTCGGCAGGCCCCCGCCGCACCCTGCTCGGCCTCAAGGCCCTCGACCGCGGCGTCCTCCGCCAAGGCCAGACCATCCTGCGCGACGGCGAACCCGTCGGCGAAACCACCTCCGGCACCTTCTCACCCACCCTCAAAATCGGCATCGCCCTCGCCCTGCTCGACACCGAAGCAGGCATCGAGCCCGGCACCGAGGTCGAGGTAGACGTCCGAGGCCGCCGCCTCCGTTGCGAGGTCATCCGCCCGCCGTTCGTGGAGACCAATACGAAGTAG
- a CDS encoding oxidoreductase, which translates to MGLLDRFRGGAARGGGAGRAVSGGRDDARYLAEWVRTHTGVEGYLEPKTTVTDVTVVLIAADGEWTRRIVGERGAQRLAKDLRIPVYDVGKTGYPQRMRDYDARKRIERQRAFEAELRDL; encoded by the coding sequence TTGGGTTTGCTGGATCGTTTCCGAGGCGGCGCGGCCCGGGGTGGTGGCGCGGGACGTGCGGTTTCCGGGGGTCGCGATGACGCCCGCTATCTCGCCGAGTGGGTACGCACGCACACCGGCGTCGAAGGCTATCTGGAGCCGAAAACAACCGTGACCGATGTCACTGTTGTGCTGATCGCCGCTGACGGCGAGTGGACCCGCCGGATCGTCGGCGAGCGCGGGGCACAGCGGCTTGCCAAGGATTTGCGGATTCCGGTCTACGACGTCGGCAAGACCGGATATCCACAACGGATGCGCGACTACGACGCTCGCAAGCGCATCGAACGGCAACGCGCGTTCGAAGCCGAACTCCGCGACCTGTAG
- the sucB gene encoding 2-oxoglutarate dehydrogenase, E2 component, dihydrolipoamide succinyltransferase, protein MAFSVQMPALGESVTEGTVTRWLKQEGDTVEVDEPLLEVSTDKVDTEIPSPQAGVLSKIVAQEDDVVEVGGELGVISEAGEASESSSAPAPEAEAPAQEAPAEEAPAAEPEPEPAAQEEPAKAPAAEAAPASSGDGTPVKMPELGESVTEGTVTRWLKAVGDDVAVDEPLLEVSTDKVDTEIPSPVAGKLLEITAQEDDVVAVGGQLGVIGSGSPAKAEQAPAPKPKPEPKPEPKQEAAPEPKQGPAPEPAAKPAAPKAPAPAAAKAPAATATETDSGGNGATPYVTPLVRKLADENGVDLSSLTGSGVGGRIRKQDVLAAAEAKKAPAPAAAAPAAPAAKKAPAAPAAARPQLAHLRGTVQKANRIRQITATKTLESLRTTAQLTQVHEADITKIAALRAQAKAAFKEREGVNLTFLPFFAKAVVEALGVHPNVNASYDDSSKEVTYHAAVHLGIAVDTEQGLLSPVIHNASDLSLAGLARAIADIANRARNGGLKPDELAGGTFTITNIGSQGALFDTPILLPPQAGMLGTGAIVKRPVVVTDETGGESIGVRSMCYLPLTYDHRLIDGADAGRFLTTIRHRLEEAAFEADLGL, encoded by the coding sequence ATGGCCTTCTCCGTCCAGATGCCAGCTCTTGGTGAGAGCGTCACCGAGGGAACGGTCACCCGGTGGCTGAAGCAGGAAGGAGACACGGTCGAGGTCGACGAGCCGCTGCTCGAGGTCTCCACCGACAAGGTCGACACCGAAATCCCGTCCCCCCAGGCGGGCGTGCTGTCGAAGATCGTCGCCCAAGAAGATGATGTGGTCGAGGTCGGTGGCGAGCTCGGTGTGATCAGCGAGGCCGGTGAGGCGTCCGAGTCCAGCTCGGCTCCCGCCCCCGAAGCCGAGGCGCCCGCACAGGAAGCTCCCGCCGAGGAAGCGCCTGCCGCCGAACCCGAGCCGGAACCCGCCGCTCAGGAAGAACCGGCCAAGGCCCCCGCCGCCGAAGCCGCGCCCGCGTCGTCCGGCGACGGCACCCCGGTGAAGATGCCCGAACTGGGCGAGTCGGTCACCGAGGGCACCGTGACCCGGTGGCTCAAGGCCGTCGGTGACGACGTCGCCGTCGACGAGCCGCTGCTCGAGGTCTCCACCGACAAGGTCGACACCGAAATCCCCTCCCCGGTCGCGGGCAAGCTGCTCGAAATCACCGCGCAGGAAGACGATGTCGTCGCTGTGGGTGGACAGCTCGGCGTGATCGGCAGCGGCTCCCCCGCGAAGGCCGAGCAGGCGCCCGCGCCCAAGCCGAAGCCGGAACCCAAGCCTGAGCCCAAGCAGGAAGCAGCCCCTGAGCCCAAGCAGGGTCCCGCGCCGGAACCGGCCGCCAAGCCCGCGGCACCCAAGGCTCCGGCGCCCGCCGCGGCCAAGGCTCCCGCCGCCACCGCCACCGAGACGGATTCCGGCGGCAACGGCGCCACCCCGTACGTCACCCCGCTCGTCCGCAAGCTGGCCGACGAGAACGGCGTCGACCTGTCCTCGCTCACCGGTTCCGGTGTCGGCGGACGCATCCGCAAGCAGGACGTGCTCGCCGCCGCCGAGGCCAAGAAGGCACCGGCCCCGGCAGCCGCCGCTCCGGCCGCGCCCGCCGCCAAGAAGGCACCGGCCGCCCCCGCGGCCGCGCGCCCGCAGCTGGCACACCTGCGCGGCACCGTGCAGAAGGCGAACCGCATCCGTCAGATCACCGCGACCAAGACCCTGGAATCGCTGCGCACCACCGCACAGCTGACCCAGGTGCACGAGGCCGACATCACCAAGATCGCGGCGCTGCGCGCCCAGGCCAAGGCGGCGTTCAAGGAGCGCGAGGGCGTCAACCTGACGTTCCTGCCGTTCTTCGCCAAGGCCGTCGTCGAGGCGCTCGGCGTGCACCCGAACGTCAACGCCAGCTACGACGACTCGTCCAAGGAAGTCACCTACCACGCCGCGGTGCACCTCGGCATCGCCGTGGACACCGAGCAGGGCCTGCTCTCCCCGGTGATCCACAACGCGAGCGACCTGTCGCTGGCCGGCCTGGCACGCGCCATCGCCGACATCGCCAACCGCGCGCGCAACGGTGGCCTGAAGCCGGACGAGCTGGCCGGTGGCACCTTCACCATCACCAACATCGGCAGCCAGGGCGCCCTGTTCGACACCCCGATCCTGCTTCCGCCGCAGGCGGGCATGCTCGGCACGGGTGCGATCGTCAAGCGCCCGGTGGTGGTCACCGACGAGACCGGCGGTGAGTCCATCGGCGTCCGTTCGATGTGCTACCTGCCGCTCACCTACGACCACCGCCTGATCGACGGCGCCGACGCGGGGCGTTTCCTCACCACGATCCGGCACCGGCTCGAGGAAGCGGCGTTCGAGGCCGACCTCGGCCTCTGA
- a CDS encoding TetR/AcrR family transcriptional regulator C-terminal domain-containing protein, protein MTCELCGSALAQPSRGRKRRYCSRSCQARAYRARRDEVTPPPRTVRPTRLTTIGILRAAVDLADRDGIDGLSMRRLASELGAATAALYRHFPDREALLGEMAELVLAEIRPPATELADWRARLEHEAREEWALYQRHPWMLPILARTRPPVGPALLDILERSFAALDERGLSREAMLAIYLSFSGLVQGLALLWSSERADRIRTPGPRDLPADFTEQIDPAIRPVLHRLFADGPPGPELDFDRLMQAGLALLLDGIAIRQPSNLWP, encoded by the coding sequence ATGACGTGCGAGCTCTGTGGAAGCGCCCTTGCCCAGCCGTCCCGCGGCCGCAAGCGCCGGTACTGTTCACGCTCCTGCCAGGCACGCGCCTATCGGGCTCGCCGCGACGAAGTGACCCCGCCACCGCGCACCGTCCGCCCGACCCGGCTCACCACGATCGGCATCCTGCGCGCCGCCGTCGACCTGGCCGACCGCGACGGCATCGACGGGCTGTCCATGCGTCGCCTGGCCAGCGAGCTCGGCGCGGCCACCGCCGCGCTGTACCGCCATTTCCCCGATCGCGAAGCACTGCTCGGCGAAATGGCCGAACTGGTGCTCGCCGAAATCCGCCCGCCCGCTACCGAACTCGCCGACTGGCGGGCCAGACTCGAACACGAGGCTCGCGAGGAATGGGCTCTGTACCAGCGCCACCCGTGGATGCTGCCGATCCTGGCACGCACCCGCCCACCGGTGGGTCCCGCACTCTTGGACATCCTCGAACGCTCCTTCGCCGCCTTGGACGAGCGCGGCCTGAGCCGGGAGGCCATGCTCGCGATCTACCTGTCGTTCTCCGGCTTGGTTCAGGGCCTGGCCTTGCTGTGGAGCTCGGAACGCGCCGACCGGATCCGCACCCCCGGACCGCGCGACCTACCCGCCGACTTCACCGAGCAGATCGACCCGGCCATCCGACCCGTCCTGCACCGCCTGTTCGCCGATGGCCCGCCCGGACCCGAGCTGGATTTCGATCGATTGATGCAGGCCGGACTCGCGCTGCTCCTCGACGGAATAGCGATCCGGCAGCCCAGTAACCTGTGGCCATGA
- a CDS encoding leucyl aminopeptidase — protein sequence MTAVADRSLGPELARTQTIGADTDVLVLGLTSSENGPAIVPEDLFGDVLTAEIRAELLDQLGAVGAKGKAEELTRVPAPAALDGVTSVLAVGLGAADKIDAEQIRRSAGVAARSLSGTELVVTTLSGLDLGAAAEGFYLGAYTFTPFKSDKSAPKPDERPVVKVELLVPEPEFGAEELFRAQLIAEAVATARDFVNTPPSHLYPAEFASRAQELAEAAGLEVEVLDENALEAGGYGGVLGVGKGSSRPPRLVRITYSGGPKKVALVGKGITFDTGGISIKPAQNMENMTSDMAGAAAVVAATLLAARLSLPVTVTATVPMAENMPSATAQRPGDVLTQYGGTTVEVLNTDAEGRLILADAMVRASEDEPDYLIDVATLTGAQLVALGTRTPGVMGTDEFRDRVARISREIGENGWAMPLPAELRADLNSKIADLANVTPHRWGGMLAAGLFLKEFVPEGVQWAHLDVAGPAYNTGGPFGYIGKGGTGVPVRTLIAVIEDIAAE from the coding sequence ATGACCGCTGTTGCAGATCGCTCACTCGGACCGGAACTCGCCCGCACGCAGACCATCGGCGCGGACACCGATGTGCTCGTCCTCGGATTGACCTCGTCCGAGAACGGTCCCGCCATCGTGCCCGAGGACCTGTTCGGCGACGTACTCACCGCGGAGATCCGGGCGGAACTGCTGGACCAGCTCGGCGCGGTCGGCGCGAAGGGCAAGGCCGAGGAACTGACCAGGGTCCCCGCCCCCGCCGCCCTCGACGGTGTGACGAGCGTGCTCGCGGTCGGCCTCGGCGCCGCCGACAAGATCGACGCCGAGCAGATCCGCCGCTCCGCCGGCGTCGCCGCCCGCTCGCTGTCCGGCACCGAACTCGTGGTGACCACGCTGTCGGGTCTCGACCTCGGCGCCGCCGCGGAGGGTTTCTACCTCGGCGCCTACACGTTCACGCCGTTCAAGTCGGACAAGTCCGCACCGAAGCCGGACGAGCGCCCGGTGGTCAAGGTCGAATTGCTCGTGCCCGAGCCGGAATTCGGTGCGGAAGAATTGTTCCGCGCGCAGCTGATCGCCGAAGCCGTCGCTACCGCACGGGATTTCGTCAACACCCCGCCCAGCCACCTCTACCCCGCCGAATTCGCTTCCCGCGCGCAGGAACTGGCCGAGGCGGCCGGGCTGGAAGTCGAGGTGCTCGACGAAAATGCCCTGGAGGCAGGCGGTTACGGCGGCGTGCTCGGCGTGGGCAAGGGTTCCTCGCGGCCGCCGCGGCTGGTCCGGATCACCTACTCGGGCGGACCGAAGAAGGTCGCGCTGGTCGGCAAGGGCATCACCTTCGACACCGGCGGCATCTCCATCAAGCCCGCGCAGAACATGGAGAACATGACCTCGGACATGGCGGGCGCCGCCGCGGTCGTCGCCGCCACCTTGCTCGCCGCCCGGCTGAGCCTGCCGGTCACCGTCACCGCGACCGTTCCGATGGCGGAGAACATGCCGTCGGCCACCGCGCAGCGCCCGGGTGACGTGCTCACCCAGTACGGCGGCACCACCGTCGAGGTGCTCAACACCGACGCCGAGGGCCGCCTCATCCTGGCCGACGCGATGGTGCGGGCGAGCGAGGACGAGCCCGACTACCTGATCGACGTCGCCACCCTGACCGGCGCCCAGCTGGTGGCACTCGGCACCCGCACCCCGGGCGTGATGGGCACCGACGAGTTCCGCGACCGGGTCGCCCGGATCTCCCGCGAGATCGGCGAAAACGGCTGGGCCATGCCGCTGCCCGCCGAACTGCGCGCCGATCTGAACTCCAAGATCGCCGACCTGGCCAACGTCACCCCGCACCGGTGGGGCGGCATGCTCGCAGCCGGACTGTTCCTGAAGGAGTTCGTCCCGGAGGGCGTCCAGTGGGCCCACCTGGACGTCGCGGGCCCGGCCTACAACACCGGCGGTCCGTTCGGCTACATCGGCAAGGGCGGCACCGGCGTCCCGGTCCGCACCCTCATCGCCGTCATCGAGGACATCGCAGCGGAATAA
- a CDS encoding GNAT family N-acetyltransferase, giving the protein MELTVRQASEQDRDAVIEAFGVASVDEAVTAWVLAGYPVDEFRPRYVPALIDRALRDDEIWLAGTGSEIWAVSVWQQVSSVERFEAEAVEARATADGAPDVRPLQRVATVTDLLAREHPREFPHRYLQVIVTVPEHRGKGAGGAIVTDRVKAASEAGVPAFLEASTERSARLYTRCGFARTTVTHTLPEGGPTLIPMWFRG; this is encoded by the coding sequence ATGGAGCTCACAGTTCGGCAGGCGAGCGAGCAGGATCGCGACGCCGTCATCGAGGCGTTCGGTGTGGCCAGCGTGGACGAGGCGGTCACCGCGTGGGTATTGGCGGGATATCCCGTCGACGAGTTCCGTCCCCGGTACGTGCCCGCCCTCATCGACCGCGCGTTGCGCGACGACGAGATCTGGCTCGCGGGCACGGGTTCGGAGATCTGGGCGGTGTCGGTCTGGCAGCAGGTGAGTTCGGTGGAACGCTTCGAGGCCGAAGCGGTGGAGGCGCGGGCGACGGCCGACGGTGCTCCGGACGTTCGTCCGCTGCAACGCGTGGCCACGGTTACCGACCTGCTGGCGCGGGAGCATCCTCGGGAATTCCCGCACCGCTACCTTCAGGTGATCGTCACCGTGCCGGAGCATCGCGGGAAAGGTGCGGGCGGCGCGATTGTCACCGACCGGGTGAAGGCGGCGTCGGAGGCCGGGGTACCGGCATTCCTCGAGGCGAGTACGGAACGTTCGGCCCGGCTGTACACCCGGTGCGGATTCGCTCGCACCACTGTCACGCACACGTTGCCCGAGGGTGGGCCCACGCTGATCCCGATGTGGTTCCGCGGCTGA